A stretch of DNA from Planococcus antarcticus DSM 14505:
CGTTTTCACCGATTACCAATACCTTGTATTTCAAGGTGGAAACGAATGCTGAAGTCGTCGCTTTACACGAAGATCTGCATTCTGATTTCTTCGGTGGCATGCCAAAACATTCTTTCGTGCCTCATATCACGATTGGACAAAAATTATCCGATACGGAACATGCCGATGTCTTTGGCCAATTGAAGATGGCCGGCATCGACCACGAAGAAGTTATTGACCGCATGCATCTGCTTTATCAACTAGAAGGTGGCTCATGGACGGTCTACGAGACATTCCGATTAACTGGAGATGATCAATAAGTGCTGAAAGTAAAAATTGCTGAAAACCAACTGGAAAAAGAACAGGCTTTTGATATTCGCAGAAAAGTTTTCGTAGAGGAACAACACGTTCCAATTCACATTGAAATGGATGAATACGATGACACTGCGATTCATTTTGTCGGCTACCAGCTCGAACAGCCAATTGCTGCGGGGCGAATCCGTGAAGTGGAAGCAGGTCTTGGAAAGGTTGAGCGGGTATGCGTACTTTCTGAATACCGCGGCCAACACATCGGCGTTCTGATGATGAATGAGATGGAGGAGCATGCACGGGCAAACGGCATTTTTAGGCTCAAATTGAATGCCCAGACCCATGCTTTAGCTTTCTATGAGAAACTCGGCTATGACATCACATCCGATGAATTCATGGATGCTGGTATTCCCCATAAGTCGATGGAGAAAATCGTGAACTAATGCGTTATTAAAAGAAAAAAGCAGCTCAGCCGAGTTATCGGTTGAGCTGCTTTTTGTATTTTCTATAGAATGTGGAATCCGCTGTCTACATGAATGGTTTCACCAGTGATTCCTCGTGACATATCGCTGAATAGGAAAGCAGCTGTATCGCCAACTTCTTCAGGTGTCGTATTGCGGCGCAACGGTGCTTTCTCCTCGATTTCGTGAAGAATTGAATTAAAGTCGCTAACGCCTTTTGACGACAATG
This window harbors:
- a CDS encoding YjcG family protein, yielding MKYGVAAFPSKKLQDLANSYRKRYDPHYELITPHMTLKEPFEVDATTIKDVAAEMLNIANRHKPFKLHTTRVSTFSPITNTLYFKVETNAEVVALHEDLHSDFFGGMPKHSFVPHITIGQKLSDTEHADVFGQLKMAGIDHEEVIDRMHLLYQLEGGSWTVYETFRLTGDDQ
- a CDS encoding GNAT family N-acetyltransferase, whose protein sequence is MLKVKIAENQLEKEQAFDIRRKVFVEEQHVPIHIEMDEYDDTAIHFVGYQLEQPIAAGRIREVEAGLGKVERVCVLSEYRGQHIGVLMMNEMEEHARANGIFRLKLNAQTHALAFYEKLGYDITSDEFMDAGIPHKSMEKIVN